The proteins below come from a single Cylindrospermopsis raciborskii Cr2010 genomic window:
- the phnE gene encoding phosphonate ABC transporter, permease protein PhnE, translated as MTKTPKHPLFNHYSQLVFWLRNIIILLVVVGVYVWALQGLKVDFELVKNSWPYVIDFIVRLFPPDWKVLDIAVRALIETVQMSLWGTSIGALLSLPIAVASANNIAPLWLQWLANLLQNAVRSVPSIILGLIFVAATGLGSPAGTLALAIYTIGYLAKFYQQAIEAVDSRSLESLRVIGASKLQMVQYGILPQVLPLGLGYTLWMFEYNIRAASVLGVVGAGGIGFQLKSYIDGFEYNKATTMMLVLLVVVTVIDVFSSKLRRYLDSI; from the coding sequence ATGACAAAAACACCTAAACACCCTCTATTTAATCACTACTCTCAGCTTGTTTTTTGGTTAAGGAATATAATTATTCTCTTAGTGGTTGTGGGGGTGTATGTTTGGGCATTGCAGGGGTTAAAAGTTGATTTTGAATTGGTCAAAAACAGTTGGCCCTACGTCATAGATTTTATTGTCAGGTTATTTCCCCCCGATTGGAAGGTTCTGGATATAGCTGTTAGGGCACTAATAGAAACTGTGCAAATGTCTTTGTGGGGTACTTCTATTGGCGCGCTGCTCTCCTTACCAATTGCAGTAGCTAGTGCTAATAATATTGCACCCTTGTGGTTGCAATGGTTAGCCAATCTCCTGCAAAATGCTGTTCGTTCTGTTCCTTCGATTATTTTAGGTTTAATCTTTGTTGCTGCTACGGGTTTGGGATCACCTGCTGGAACCTTGGCCCTAGCTATCTACACTATTGGCTATCTTGCGAAATTTTATCAACAAGCCATTGAAGCTGTGGATTCCCGTTCATTGGAATCTTTACGGGTAATTGGTGCGTCAAAGTTACAAATGGTTCAGTATGGCATATTACCTCAAGTGTTACCTTTGGGACTGGGTTATACTCTGTGGATGTTTGAGTATAATATTCGTGCTGCTTCTGTGCTAGGTGTGGTAGGTGCAGGTGGAATTGGGTTTCAGTTAAAGAGTTATATAGACGGTTTTGAGTATAATAAGGCGACTACTATGATGTTAGTATTGTTAGTTGTGGTGACAGTAATTGATGTTTTTAGTAGCAAGTTACGTCGCTATCTGGATTCTATCTGA
- the cmr4 gene encoding type III-B CRISPR module RAMP protein Cmr4, whose amino-acid sequence MYTKQYGIIETLAPVHVGATAGEESGNLNLIFRDQFTQTGIIPGSSIRGRLRAETRILEGEERANHWYGNGADDDKNNESIVKFEYASIIWIPVFCPGQPIVWVTSPRLLKRYQRIAGDTVEIKKNGQNKLLREISVPTPYTGSTIIKTKQAAGGKRTIFFNLGFLEINNTEDLSAWFPELEQKSAVVVDDGDIGMIHDMALYRQSRVRLQSEQKVVDKGGFFNTEALPEGTILVFPIAIRNNIQGEQKWQAFGTSNTGDIYLGGLESIGFGHCQLTVKGA is encoded by the coding sequence ATGTACACCAAACAATATGGCATTATAGAAACACTAGCACCCGTTCATGTTGGTGCAACTGCAGGAGAAGAAAGTGGTAATTTGAACCTCATATTCCGTGACCAGTTCACCCAAACGGGGATTATTCCCGGTAGTTCCATTCGTGGAAGATTGCGGGCTGAAACTCGCATTTTAGAAGGAGAAGAAAGGGCAAATCACTGGTATGGTAACGGAGCAGATGACGATAAAAATAACGAATCTATTGTCAAATTTGAATATGCTTCTATTATTTGGATTCCCGTTTTTTGTCCAGGTCAACCCATAGTTTGGGTTACTTCTCCTCGCTTATTAAAACGTTACCAACGTATAGCTGGTGACACGGTAGAAATAAAAAAGAATGGTCAAAATAAACTTCTTCGGGAAATATCAGTTCCCACACCTTATACAGGTTCTACCATAATTAAGACAAAACAAGCTGCAGGAGGTAAAAGAACTATATTTTTTAACCTAGGATTCTTAGAAATTAACAACACTGAAGATCTATCAGCGTGGTTCCCTGAACTTGAACAAAAATCAGCAGTAGTGGTAGATGATGGGGATATTGGAATGATCCATGATATGGCATTATATCGCCAAAGTCGGGTGCGTTTGCAATCGGAACAAAAAGTAGTAGATAAGGGTGGATTTTTCAATACTGAAGCCTTACCTGAAGGCACAATTCTAGTATTTCCCATAGCTATTAGAAACAATATCCAGGGTGAACAAAAATGGCAGGCATTTGGCACTAGTAACACGGGAGATATTTATTTGGGTGGATTAGAGTCCATTGGTTTTGGTCATTGTCAATTAACAGTTAAAGGAGCGTAA
- a CDS encoding type III-B CRISPR module-associated Cmr3 family protein, whose product MFNYLISISPLGLMYGSAGAFLSPENLVGRSGAKFPPEAATLAGLIFSINKVNNKRSQVELRDNLYVAGPFWANSDNPQNFFVPIPRNKIIGKKEWGEWNIQNGEWYLPNKQDNKQEEKLDYKLESDYNWQTIESWKLPTKELVKASKPSNDSCNLANDPWKFVSFLHPKIEFSARRVEKSDGLFLENSVQLPDDVCLVYLSTYDIDNGWYKFGGENHIVEITCKKLQPKTKELLQQPIGKSFALLTPGVWGSNRISHRYPHPEDDSHPFPQVVQLLTDKAVPYRFRSQGTLGRGRYAVPAGSVYLLKEPINQPWWKWDEKWFPNEGYSLKKVGCGLCLPVEIQGIN is encoded by the coding sequence ATGTTCAATTACTTAATTAGTATTAGTCCTTTGGGACTTATGTATGGCAGTGCGGGGGCATTTTTATCTCCGGAAAACTTAGTAGGTCGCTCTGGTGCTAAATTCCCCCCTGAAGCTGCTACTTTGGCGGGTCTCATATTTAGCATCAATAAGGTCAATAACAAGCGATCTCAAGTAGAATTAAGAGATAATTTGTATGTAGCTGGGCCCTTTTGGGCAAACTCAGATAATCCACAGAACTTTTTTGTTCCCATACCACGCAATAAAATTATTGGCAAAAAAGAATGGGGAGAGTGGAATATCCAAAATGGCGAATGGTATTTGCCTAACAAGCAGGATAATAAACAAGAGGAGAAGCTAGACTATAAATTGGAGTCAGATTATAATTGGCAAACCATAGAGTCGTGGAAATTACCTACCAAAGAACTAGTCAAAGCTAGTAAACCTAGTAATGATTCTTGTAACCTTGCTAATGATCCTTGGAAATTTGTTTCTTTTCTCCACCCGAAAATTGAGTTTTCAGCAAGACGCGTTGAAAAATCCGATGGATTGTTTTTAGAAAACTCCGTACAACTACCAGATGATGTTTGTTTAGTCTATTTATCCACTTATGATATCGATAATGGTTGGTATAAATTCGGGGGCGAAAATCACATTGTGGAAATAACCTGTAAAAAACTTCAACCCAAAACCAAGGAATTACTCCAACAACCCATTGGTAAAAGTTTTGCCTTATTGACACCGGGAGTATGGGGATCCAACCGTATTTCTCACCGTTATCCCCACCCAGAAGATGACAGTCATCCCTTTCCCCAGGTTGTGCAATTACTCACAGACAAAGCAGTTCCCTATCGTTTTCGTTCCCAGGGAACTTTAGGAAGAGGACGTTATGCTGTACCTGCTGGTAGCGTTTACCTCCTCAAAGAACCCATTAATCAACCGTGGTGGAAATGGGATGAAAAATGGTTTCCTAACGAAGGTTACAGTCTCAAAAAAGTAGGCTGTGGTTTGTGTTTACCAGTAGAAATTCAGGGAATTAACTAA
- a CDS encoding Cas10/Cmr2 second palm domain-containing protein encodes MGKYSVVTFAPVQGFIEKSRKLRDLYGASLILSYLSKKIAKHVDQDPDLRLISPASPNILKGMPNRILIKGELTKETAEHIILCSWKELLKHCREWIEGNITNCGPYYWEREWSLWGSHAWEVFQGSGDTIIAAMSDLEVKKLSRDWSAVNWIGESSSLSGSDGIAFPDLGSSHRNPQTLNYGWEKEQIQNFYTELAKLTDNTEEENPEGKFIAVNEKLSIPELVKRLITWHEIQKGINIERSLTNFREIQRKPTETFKGQWTGWFMGDGDRVGYHLQKLARMEDPDTAIHNFSLAIRQWGRDFERGFDLGKVVYAGGDDFLGVIYSQDPSLSVSPLTAYEWLLGLNDTWKKHEQEISLSVGFVWVAGSVPQRDVLQHCREAEKVAKSRGRNRITMRILFNSGQYVQWTCPWDYLDILTKYKDREGKANWSHIYQDLAYLKSRRAFDIDDRTNVNKTKLVEITALVTALHFLDLYFPSQDSEPSLVTTLINQMNKNQEELAQKLSGFSDDADTIEKAKAIIDWITDLVEVGWHLCSIT; translated from the coding sequence ATGGGTAAGTATAGTGTTGTCACTTTTGCTCCCGTACAAGGTTTCATCGAAAAGTCCCGTAAACTACGAGACTTGTATGGTGCATCCCTGATTTTATCTTATTTAAGTAAAAAAATAGCCAAACATGTGGATCAAGATCCAGATTTAAGGCTAATTTCTCCCGCAAGTCCTAACATTCTCAAGGGAATGCCCAATCGTATTCTAATTAAGGGGGAACTCACAAAAGAAACAGCTGAGCATATTATACTCTGTTCCTGGAAGGAATTACTAAAACATTGCCGAGAATGGATAGAGGGTAATATTACCAACTGTGGTCCATATTACTGGGAGAGAGAATGGAGTTTATGGGGTTCCCACGCATGGGAAGTATTCCAAGGCTCTGGTGATACTATTATTGCTGCAATGTCTGACCTAGAAGTTAAAAAGTTATCCCGCGATTGGAGCGCTGTCAATTGGATTGGCGAAAGTTCTAGTTTAAGTGGATCCGATGGTATTGCATTCCCTGATCTGGGCTCAAGTCATCGCAATCCTCAAACTTTGAATTATGGGTGGGAAAAAGAACAAATTCAAAATTTCTATACTGAATTAGCTAAATTAACCGACAATACGGAGGAAGAAAATCCCGAAGGTAAATTTATTGCAGTCAATGAAAAACTCAGTATTCCCGAACTGGTTAAACGTCTCATAACATGGCACGAAATTCAAAAGGGAATTAATATAGAGCGATCGCTCACAAATTTTAGAGAAATACAACGTAAACCAACGGAAACCTTTAAGGGTCAGTGGACAGGATGGTTTATGGGGGATGGTGATAGAGTCGGATATCACTTGCAAAAACTAGCTAGGATGGAAGATCCTGATACTGCAATTCACAATTTCAGCCTAGCTATACGACAATGGGGTAGAGATTTTGAACGAGGATTCGATTTAGGTAAGGTAGTTTATGCTGGTGGTGATGACTTTTTAGGGGTAATTTATAGTCAAGATCCTAGTCTTTCTGTCTCCCCATTAACTGCTTATGAGTGGTTGCTGGGTTTAAATGATACATGGAAAAAACATGAACAAGAAATTTCATTGAGTGTTGGTTTTGTCTGGGTAGCAGGTAGTGTGCCTCAGCGAGATGTTTTACAACACTGTCGGGAAGCTGAAAAAGTAGCTAAGTCTCGGGGAAGAAATAGGATAACTATGCGCATACTATTTAACAGTGGTCAGTATGTTCAGTGGACTTGTCCTTGGGACTATTTGGATATTCTAACCAAATACAAAGACAGAGAAGGAAAAGCAAATTGGAGTCACATTTATCAAGATTTGGCATATTTAAAATCCCGGCGTGCTTTTGATATTGATGATCGTACTAATGTCAATAAAACTAAACTGGTTGAAATAACAGCCTTGGTAACAGCTTTGCATTTTTTAGATCTTTACTTCCCTAGTCAAGATTCTGAACCAAGTTTGGTTACTACCTTGATCAATCAAATGAATAAAAATCAAGAGGAATTAGCTCAAAAATTATCAGGATTTAGTGATGATGCTGATACCATAGAAAAGGCAAAAGCTATTATTGATTGGATTACGGACTTAGTAGAAGTAGGTTGGCATTTATGTTCAATTACTTAA
- the csx18 gene encoding CRISPR-associated protein Csx18, whose translation MYISRRSATLRNISVAVVNGIITLVILLIAPLGLAAVIINTILITFATYFVSNIADRIVWWLQSESRKDMEAGGNEYSAVKKSNLQRWWR comes from the coding sequence GTGTATATTTCACGTCGCTCTGCCACTCTTAGAAACATTTCTGTTGCCGTTGTTAATGGAATTATCACCTTGGTAATTTTATTGATTGCGCCCTTGGGATTAGCAGCAGTTATTATCAATACAATACTGATAACATTTGCTACTTATTTTGTATCCAATATTGCTGATAGGATAGTATGGTGGTTACAGTCAGAATCGAGGAAAGATATGGAAGCTGGTGGAAACGAATATTCTGCTGTCAAGAAGTCAAATTTACAACGTTGGTGGCGTTAA
- the cas1 gene encoding CRISPR-associated endonuclease Cas1, whose protein sequence is MQTLYVSEQNCYICLQKEILVVKRGEVTQAQVQLPLLEQILIFGSSQVTTQVVRACLLRDIPIAYLSRMGYCYGRILPISRGYRQLSRYQQQLSAMEKLVTAREIIKSKIKNSRVLLQRQKKKTASANLERVLESLNYLAEQTASADSCERLMGIEGAGAAQYFSAFGECLSNENFIFLGRSRRPPGNQVNAMLSFGYQVLWNHLLALIEIQGLDPYYGCLHQGHDGHPALASDLIEEFRSPLIDSLVMWLINRNIFDVGADFEFIKGGCYLNNSGRKKFLQAFLQRMTEEVQTEDGTKQPKWDLLTQQVRAFKQFVYNPAHHYRPYRIH, encoded by the coding sequence ATGCAAACCCTGTATGTTTCTGAGCAAAACTGCTACATTTGCTTGCAAAAAGAGATATTAGTGGTAAAAAGAGGTGAAGTTACACAAGCACAAGTGCAGTTACCCTTATTAGAACAGATACTAATATTTGGTAGTTCCCAGGTAACCACTCAAGTAGTTCGAGCCTGTTTGTTGCGCGACATTCCTATTGCCTATTTATCCAGAATGGGTTACTGCTATGGCAGAATTTTACCAATATCGAGAGGATATCGCCAACTGTCTCGTTATCAACAACAACTTTCTGCTATGGAAAAATTAGTAACAGCGAGGGAGATTATTAAAAGTAAAATAAAGAACAGTAGAGTATTATTGCAAAGACAGAAGAAAAAAACAGCATCTGCTAATTTAGAACGTGTTTTAGAAAGCCTTAATTATTTAGCAGAGCAAACTGCATCAGCTGACAGTTGTGAGAGACTAATGGGGATAGAAGGCGCTGGTGCTGCCCAATATTTTTCAGCTTTTGGGGAATGTCTTAGCAACGAGAATTTTATTTTTTTAGGTCGCAGTCGTCGTCCCCCTGGAAACCAGGTCAACGCCATGTTGAGTTTTGGATATCAAGTGCTTTGGAATCATCTATTGGCACTAATAGAAATTCAAGGTTTAGATCCTTACTATGGTTGTTTGCATCAAGGTCATGATGGTCATCCAGCATTAGCTTCTGATTTAATTGAAGAGTTTCGCTCCCCATTAATAGACTCATTGGTTATGTGGTTAATCAATCGCAATATTTTTGATGTAGGAGCTGATTTTGAGTTTATAAAAGGGGGATGTTATTTAAATAATTCAGGAAGAAAAAAGTTTTTACAAGCTTTTTTGCAAAGAATGACAGAGGAAGTACAAACGGAGGATGGAACTAAACAACCAAAGTGGGACTTACTCACTCAACAGGTAAGAGCTTTTAAGCAGTTTGTTTACAATCCTGCCCATCACTATCGTCCATATAGAATACATTAG
- the cas2 gene encoding CRISPR-associated endonuclease Cas2 has protein sequence MFLYVIAYDVPDDKRRKKVADLLEGYGQRVQYSVFECQLSTQQYRDLHSRLKKIIKLQEDNIRFYPLSKHTIPQIEAWGVGVPIVQLPNSIII, from the coding sequence ATGTTTTTATATGTAATTGCCTACGATGTTCCTGATGATAAAAGGCGCAAGAAAGTAGCTGATTTACTAGAAGGTTATGGTCAGCGAGTGCAGTATTCCGTATTTGAGTGTCAACTAAGCACACAGCAATATCGTGATTTGCATTCCCGACTGAAAAAGATTATCAAGTTACAAGAGGATAATATTAGATTTTATCCTTTATCTAAACATACCATTCCTCAAATAGAAGCTTGGGGAGTGGGAGTACCCATAGTGCAATTACCCAATTCTATTATTATCTGA
- a CDS encoding type II toxin-antitoxin system HicB family antitoxin — protein MKIKAIIWEEDGVWCGSVPALPGCHTWGESYEHLLEMLKDAVQGWLEVASQQEEVEPQKQLIELSL, from the coding sequence ATGAAAATAAAAGCAATTATTTGGGAAGAAGACGGTGTATGGTGTGGTTCTGTACCAGCTTTACCAGGATGTCATACCTGGGGTGAAAGTTACGAACATTTATTAGAAATGTTGAAAGATGCTGTTCAAGGTTGGTTAGAAGTTGCTAGTCAGCAAGAAGAAGTTGAACCACAAAAACAGTTAATTGAGTTATCTTTATGA
- a CDS encoding type II toxin-antitoxin system HicA family toxin encodes MYVREGMSVILSIPVHGNRDLPTGTLKSILKDAGLIEEDLD; translated from the coding sequence ATCTATGTTAGGGAAGGTATGAGTGTGATTCTTTCTATACCTGTTCATGGAAATCGTGATCTACCTACGGGTACACTGAAAAGTATTTTGAAAGATGCTGGTTTGATTGAAGAAGATTTAGACTAA
- a CDS encoding WYL domain-containing protein has translation MSPICHCLIGLPGSGKSTFARQWVEYDPNCVIISTDTIRGELFGDESIQGDWNLIEQEVLNRVKVAVASGRSVIYDATNFKRSQRMDILQKFAVVGAETWMGWYLKTLLEECYRRNEQRQRQVGKSIIESFEKQLINFEPIEAEGFAKVNVVPMVNGKYDFSLVAKQIKSLPRSIINRRNCSQKKTLHQYSGLIDFERLMYLISLIIKFPGLGLLHEINPDLLQKELVGNVQPITDSLDEISALMSRKYHSIYAEPKALANDLQWLEKNGILNEQGLTSEILVGEYTGNIDKFEAHTYSDSDAFLRLITIIRCLVHFPCFRHEEDEDKTVQEIFFESLKKYIVGFSQDTLRKDIQRVLHPYKILPKDIMKRAYFVGNAILNKHELVQVYKVLRSHAKDLDDPISLSIYEGIEKKLELSQILRPQKNKKADCKEPGESESQDSTQTDSEDYTDDYRVRAIADSPGIDLEKLSDNAAYKKLDQLTEAILSGQLLELIRFANTGRHLNDPYPNQLFQVWPLQIVFSKIGWYLGYETKGGKADKLFRFERLDRFSINEYLPTKRDKKEQKAALSKLEKLYQSSYSLFLGNSVDEQQKYLNTKQRSSVEITVEIWCEESIFNFLSERTKRLPHNKIKFSKRSGKRISQGETIFVLPLTEDSKYPYCCQLTLPCWSIEDIDLRRWIIGFGDKVKVVQPLEIREQIKLMADGISKLYQ, from the coding sequence ATGTCTCCAATTTGTCATTGTCTTATCGGTCTTCCTGGTTCCGGAAAGTCAACCTTTGCTCGTCAGTGGGTGGAATATGATCCTAATTGTGTAATAATCTCTACAGATACAATTCGGGGGGAGTTGTTTGGTGATGAAAGTATACAAGGTGATTGGAATTTAATTGAACAGGAGGTATTGAATAGGGTTAAAGTTGCTGTTGCTTCTGGTCGTTCTGTAATTTATGATGCTACAAATTTTAAGCGATCGCAACGCATGGATATATTGCAAAAGTTTGCAGTTGTAGGTGCAGAAACTTGGATGGGTTGGTATTTGAAAACGCTTTTGGAGGAATGTTACCGCAGAAATGAACAGCGACAACGGCAAGTTGGTAAAAGTATCATTGAGAGTTTTGAAAAGCAGTTAATAAACTTTGAACCTATTGAAGCTGAGGGTTTTGCTAAAGTAAATGTTGTGCCAATGGTAAATGGCAAATATGACTTTTCTCTAGTTGCAAAACAGATTAAAAGTTTACCTCGTTCTATTATTAATCGTCGTAATTGTAGCCAGAAGAAAACTTTACATCAGTATTCTGGTTTAATTGATTTTGAACGATTGATGTATTTGATTTCGTTAATTATTAAATTCCCTGGCTTAGGTTTACTTCATGAAATTAATCCTGATCTTTTACAAAAGGAGTTAGTTGGTAATGTTCAACCTATAACAGATTCTTTAGATGAAATATCTGCATTAATGTCGCGTAAATATCATTCTATTTATGCTGAACCCAAAGCTTTAGCTAATGATTTGCAATGGTTAGAAAAAAATGGAATTCTTAATGAACAAGGGTTAACATCAGAAATTTTGGTTGGTGAATATACAGGAAATATTGATAAATTTGAGGCACATACCTATTCTGATAGTGATGCTTTTTTACGATTAATAACAATTATTCGCTGTTTGGTACACTTCCCTTGTTTTCGCCATGAGGAAGACGAGGATAAAACAGTTCAAGAGATATTTTTTGAAAGCTTGAAAAAATATATTGTTGGTTTTAGTCAAGACACACTACGTAAAGATATTCAAAGAGTTTTACACCCCTATAAAATATTACCTAAGGATATTATGAAACGTGCTTATTTTGTTGGCAATGCAATTTTAAATAAACATGAACTGGTACAGGTTTATAAAGTGCTTCGTTCTCATGCTAAAGATTTAGATGATCCTATTTCTTTATCTATTTATGAAGGGATTGAGAAAAAGTTAGAATTAAGTCAAATATTGCGTCCTCAGAAGAACAAAAAAGCAGATTGTAAAGAGCCTGGTGAATCAGAGTCTCAGGATTCTACTCAAACCGATTCTGAGGACTATACTGATGATTACCGAGTGAGAGCGATCGCTGATAGTCCCGGTATTGATCTGGAAAAATTGTCAGACAACGCAGCTTACAAGAAACTAGATCAACTTACCGAAGCTATTTTATCAGGTCAATTATTAGAACTTATCCGCTTTGCAAATACAGGACGTCATCTTAATGATCCCTATCCTAACCAACTATTCCAAGTCTGGCCTTTACAAATTGTATTTTCAAAAATAGGCTGGTATTTAGGCTACGAAACCAAAGGTGGAAAAGCTGATAAATTATTTAGATTTGAGCGATTAGATCGCTTTTCTATTAATGAGTATTTACCAACAAAACGCGACAAAAAAGAACAGAAAGCAGCTTTATCTAAATTAGAAAAATTATACCAATCTAGCTATAGTTTATTTTTAGGTAATAGCGTTGACGAACAGCAAAAGTATTTAAATACTAAACAACGTTCTTCTGTAGAAATTACAGTAGAAATATGGTGTGAAGAAAGCATTTTTAATTTTCTGAGTGAAAGAACTAAACGATTACCTCATAATAAAATTAAATTCTCAAAGCGATCAGGAAAAAGAATTTCACAAGGGGAGACGATATTTGTTTTACCACTAACAGAAGATTCTAAGTATCCTTATTGTTGCCAACTGACTTTACCCTGTTGGAGTATTGAGGATATAGACCTCAGACGTTGGATTATTGGTTTTGGAGATAAAGTTAAGGTTGTACAACCATTGGAGATTCGGGAACAAATTAAGTTAATGGCGGATGGGATTAGTAAGCTATATCAGTAG
- a CDS encoding IS1 family transposase — protein sequence MHCPNCGSSKIRKNGKRRGKQNHICVDCGRQFIDVYSPPKGYSEEVKQSCLRSYVNGMGFRAIERDKGVHHTTIIYWLKQIGSILPDAPPVEETPLVGELDELETFVGSKKNKIWLWTAVNHFRKNILAWVVGDHSSQAFQPLWDIVKLWQCFFYVTDGWRVYPSFIQPEDHIVSKTYMTRVEGENTRLRHYLARLHRKTLCYSKSVDMLRYSIKLLLHYLKYEVIPAFS from the coding sequence GTGCATTGTCCAAACTGCGGGTCTTCCAAAATCAGAAAGAATGGCAAACGTCGAGGTAAACAAAATCACATTTGTGTTGATTGTGGTCGTCAATTTATCGATGTCTATAGTCCACCTAAAGGCTATTCAGAAGAAGTTAAACAAAGTTGCCTGCGCTCTTATGTTAACGGTATGGGATTTAGAGCAATTGAACGCGATAAAGGCGTTCATCATACAACTATTATTTACTGGCTAAAACAAATTGGTTCCATACTTCCAGATGCTCCACCAGTTGAGGAAACACCCTTGGTAGGTGAGCTTGATGAGTTGGAGACCTTTGTGGGATCAAAAAAAAACAAAATATGGTTGTGGACAGCAGTAAATCACTTCCGTAAAAATATCCTGGCTTGGGTTGTGGGAGACCACAGCTCACAAGCATTTCAACCTTTGTGGGACATCGTTAAACTCTGGCAATGCTTTTTTTATGTTACTGATGGGTGGAGGGTTTATCCGAGTTTTATTCAGCCAGAGGATCATATTGTGAGCAAAACATATATGACTAGGGTAGAGGGTGAAAATACACGTTTACGTCACTACTTAGCGCGACTACATAGAAAAACGCTATGCTATTCAAAATCTGTAGATATGCTTAGGTATTCAATTAAATTATTACTTCACTATTTAAAGTATGAAGTAATACCCGCGTTTAGTTGA
- a CDS encoding RNA-guided endonuclease InsQ/TnpB family protein, which translates to MKSDVDRNNVLGIDHGLNNWLTCVSNLGTSFIVDGLHLKSLNQWYNKSVAKLKSDKPQGFWSNRLAAITEKRNRQMRDAVNKAARIVVNHCIENKIGAIVFGWNKGQKDSIDLGSKNNQKFVQIPTARLKDRIAQLCKQYGIDFIETEESYTSQSSFFDCDNIPKFGEKPEGWEASGKGVSRGVYQTSDGFKINADCNGAANILKKVAVMLGIDLSGISRGCLSQPQKVRLWTLQKSPCL; encoded by the coding sequence ATAAAATCTGATGTTGATAGAAATAATGTTTTAGGGATTGACCACGGGTTAAATAACTGGTTAACTTGTGTTTCTAATCTGGGAACATCATTTATTGTTGATGGACTTCATTTAAAAAGTTTAAATCAGTGGTACAACAAATCAGTAGCTAAACTTAAAAGTGATAAACCGCAAGGTTTTTGGTCTAACAGATTAGCTGCTATTACCGAAAAAAGAAACCGACAAATGCGTGATGCAGTTAACAAAGCTGCAAGAATAGTCGTTAACCACTGTATTGAAAATAAGATTGGTGCTATTGTTTTTGGATGGAATAAAGGACAAAAAGATAGTATTGATTTGGGGTCTAAAAACAATCAGAAGTTTGTGCAAATTCCCACAGCAAGATTAAAAGACCGTATTGCTCAATTATGTAAACAATACGGAATAGATTTTATTGAAACAGAAGAATCATACACTTCTCAATCATCATTTTTTGATTGCGACAATATACCTAAATTCGGTGAAAAACCCGAAGGGTGGGAAGCAAGCGGGAAAGGAGTTAGTCGCGGAGTATATCAAACTTCTGATGGGTTCAAAATTAATGCGGACTGTAATGGTGCTGCTAATATTTTGAAAAAAGTAGCGGTGATGCTAGGAATTGATCTTAGCGGAATCAGTAGAGGCTGTTTAAGCCAGCCTCAGAAAGTTCGTTTATGGACTCTTCAGAAATCTCCGTGTCTTTAG